One part of the Rutidosis leptorrhynchoides isolate AG116_Rl617_1_P2 chromosome 1, CSIRO_AGI_Rlap_v1, whole genome shotgun sequence genome encodes these proteins:
- the LOC139863368 gene encoding uncharacterized protein — translation MDIRDESSRLGSTLRNLSSSSSVFFSANQSPFFSPRTSSLQPSDEVHAAATTSSDRQNFELITSSTGLSSSNPLPYATCHENEAFDPREKSKKVPRSPISSYTQPSTSYCPTRLRSFDVYIGFHGKKPLLLRFVNWLRADLEVQGLSCFVTDRAKCRNSRKHNNVEKAMDASTFGVVILTRKSFRNPYTIEELRFFASKKNLVPVYFDVGPDDCLVRDIVERRGETWERYGGELWLLYGGLENEWREAVNGLTRVDEWKLEARDGKWRDCILRAVTLLALRLGRRSVVDRLTKWREKVENEEFPYPRNENFIGRKKELSELEFMLFGDVIGDRERDYFELKARPRRKNLIHSWGRSNSIDERRRELKTEPRSSRRRKGKEPVVWKESEKEIEMQNTDFIPKPKPGRRKRAVKVVYGKGIACISGDSGIGKTELLLEFAYRFHQRYKMVLWIGGESRYIRQNYLNLWSFLEVDVGIESGLERSRTKSFEEHEETAVARIRKELMRNIPFLVIIDNLESEKDWWDHKHVIDLLPRFGGETHVLISTRISELMNMEPLRLSYLSGVEAMSLMQGNVNDRAGPVSEIDALRIIEEKLGRLTLGLSIVGAVLSELPITPSRLLDTINRMPSNGRERESNSLRRNMFLLQLIEVCFSIFDHADGPRSLATRMVLASGWFAPGSTPVSLLALAAKRVPEKHHRTRLWQKILRSLTCGCSSLYDKKSETEACSVLLRFNLARACTKDGYIRFNHLVRMYARKRSVPGTAQAVVQTILTRGTIINHSDHIWAACFLLLGFGSDPVVIDIKASELPFLVKEVILPLAIRTFIRFSRCTAALELLRLCTNALEAADEALVAPVEKWLDKSLCWKPIQTDAQLNPSLWQDLALCRATVLEVRAKLMLRGGQFDIGDDLIRKAIFIRSSICGEDHPDTVSARETLSKLTRLLANVQMHTSP, via the coding sequence TCATAACCTCCTCAACTGGCCTATCCTCCAGCAACCCATTACCATATGCCACCTGTCATGAAAATGAAGCTTTTGACCCAAGAGAAAAGTCAAAGAAAGTCCCTCGAAGTCCAATTTCGTCATATACACAACCATCAACCTCTTACTGTCCAACTAGATTAAGGAGCTTCGATGTGTACATAGGATTTCATGGAAAGAAGCCGTTATTGTTACGTTTTGTTAATTGGTTGCGAGCGGATTTAGAAGTACAAGGATTAAGTTGCTTTGTTACAGATAGAGCAAAATGTAGAAATTCACGAAAACATAACAATGTCGAAAAAGCCATGGACGCTTCGACGTTTGGGGTTGTTATATTAACTAGAAAATCGTTTAGGAACCCGTATACTATTGAAGAATTAAGATTCTTTGCGAGTAAGAAGAATTTGGTCCCGGTTTATTTTGATGTGGGCCCCGATGATTGTCTTGTTAGAGATATAGTTGAGAGACGAGGAGAGACATGGGAACGATATGGTGGCGAGTTATGGCTTCTTTACGGTGGGTTAGAAAATGAATGGAGAGAAGCGGTCAACGGGTTGACCCGTGTCGATGAATGGAAACTCGAGGCCCGTGACGGAAAATGGCGGGATTGTATTCTTCGAGCTGTGACCCTTTTGGCGTTGAGGTTAGGCCGAAGAAGCGTTGTTGATAGATTGACAAAATGGCGGGAAAAAGTTGAAAACGAGGAGTTCCCGTATCCGCGTAACGAGAATTTTATCGGGAGAAAAAAGGAACTTTCGGAGCTCGAATTCATGCTTTTTGGCGATGTTATCGGGGATAGGGAACGGGATTATTTCGAACTTAAAGCGAGACCAAGAAGAAAGAACTTGATTCATAGTTGGGGTAGGAGTAATTCGATAGACGAACGTAGAAGAGAACTGAAAACCGAACCGAGAAGTAGTAGAAGACGAAAAGGGAAAGAACCGGTGGTTTGGAAGGAATCGGAGAAGGAAATCGAGATGCAAAATACCGATTTTATCCCGAAACCGAAACCCGGGAGGCGAAAAAGGGCTGTGAAAGTTGTGTACGGAAAAGGGATTGCGTGTATATCGGGCGACTCAGGTATTGGTAAAACCGAGTTACTTCTTGAATTCGCTTATAGATTTCATCAAAGGTATAAAATGGTGTTATGGATCGGGGGCGAAAGTAGATACATTCGACAAAATTATTTAAATTTATGGTCTTTTTTAGAAGTTGATGTCGGAATCGAATCTGGTTTAGAGAGAAGCAGGACGAAAAGCTTCGAAGAACATGAAGAAACTGCTGTGGCTAGAATCCGAAAGGAGCTAATGAGAAACATTCCGTTTTTGGTAATAATAGATAATTTAGAATCCGAAAAAGATTGGTGGGATCATAAACACGTAATCGATCTTCTTCCCCGTTTTGGTGGAGAAACGCACGTTCTTATATCCACTCGAATCTCAGAGTTAATGAATATGGAACCGTTACGTCTTTCATACTTATCGGGAGTCGAAGCGATGTCTTTAATGCAAGGAAACGTAAACGATCGTGCGGGTCCTGTTTCCGAAATCGACGCATTACGTATTATCGAAGAAAAACTCGGGAGGTTGACTTTAGGGTTATCTATTGTTGGTGCGGTTTTATCTGAGCTTCCTATAACACCGAGTCGATTATTGGATACAATTAACCGAATGCCTTCAAATGGACGAGAACGAGAAAGTAATTCGTTAAGACGAAACATGTTTCTCTTGCAGCTAATCGAGGTTTGTTTCTCGATATTCGATCACGCTGATGGCCCACGAAGCTTAGCAACACGAATGGTTCTTGCTAGTGGCTGGTTCGCACCTGGGTCAACCCCAGTTTCATTACTGGCTCTTGCCGCTAAACGGGTCCCAGAAAAACATCACCGGACTCGACTATGGCAAAAGATTTTGAGGTCCTTAACCTGCGGATGTTCGTCTTTATATGACAAGAAATCTGAAACCGAAGCGTGTTCTGTTTTGTTACGGTTCAACCTTGCTCGAGCCTGCACTAAAGACGGTTACATCCGGTTTAACCATCTGGTTAGAATGTATGCACGAAAAAGAAGCGTTCCTGGGACCGCTCAGGCAGTGGTTCAAACAATCTTGACCCGAGGTACAATTATTAATCATTCGGACCATATTTGGGCTGCGTGTTTTTTGTTATTAGGGTTTGGATCCGATCCAGTTGTTATTGATATCAAAGCTTCTGAATTGCCGTTTTTGGTTAAGGAAGTAATTTTACCGCTTGCGATAAGAACGTTCATTCGATTTTCACGTTGTACGGCCGCTTTAGAACTACTACGATTGTGCACAAATGCGCTTGAAGCTGCTGACGAGGCGCTAGTTGCACCTGTTGAAAAATGGTTGGATAAATCGTTGTGTTGGAAACCGATTCAAACGGATGCTCAATTAAACCCTAGTTTATGGCAAGATTTAGCGCTTTGTAGAGCAACTGTTCTTGAAGTTAGAGCGAAGTTGATGCTAAGAGGAGGACAATTTGATATCGGAGATGATTTAATTCGTAAAGCGATTTTTATTAGGAGTTCGATTTGTGGTGAAGATCATCCTGATACGGTATCTGCGCGCGAAACGCTTAGTAAACTTACGAGACTTTTAGCGAATGTTCAAATGCATACGTCGCCGTAG